The following proteins are co-located in the Solanum pennellii chromosome 8, SPENNV200 genome:
- the LOC107026832 gene encoding exocyst complex component EXO70A1-like: MMEKGVEHLISARKSMRVNLEKSKDIGLSLEKARPRLVEINQRLPSLEAAIRPIRADQDALGDVVGHINRAVVPAAAVLKVFDAIHGLENSLSDPESDLPGYFGVLKRLKEALRFLGENCDMAIQWLADIVEYLEDHNVADDKFISSLKEALTTLKELHSGEDWSCLDGGLLEVALDRLENEFRRLLTENSVPLPMSTPDLPGEQACIAPSLLPVAVIKKLQSILGRLVANNRLEKCVSIYVEVRSSNVRESLQALNLDYLEISVSEFNDVQSIEGHIANWGKHLEFAVKHLLEAEYKLCNDVFDRFGLDVWMGCFAKIASQAGILAFIQFGKTVTESKKDPIKMLKLLDIFASLNKLRLDFNRLFGGAACAEIQRLTRDLIKRVIDGASELFWELQVQVELQRQIPPPPDGGVPKLIIFITDYCNKLLGDDYKPMLTQVLVIERSWKREIFQERLLFDELLNIMRAVQLNLETWSKGYKDDTLSYVFLMNNHCHLYKDLKGTKLGILLGDSWLREHEQYKEYYSAVFLRESWAKLPALLSREGLILFSGGRATARDLVKKRLKAFNEAFDDMYKKQSNWIMLDKELREKTCQLIIQAIVPVYRSYMQNYGPLVEQEGSSKYAKYTVRSLEKMLNSLFVPKATRQGSFKVRVPSGKFNNSVADQNQTAIVK, translated from the coding sequence atGATGGAAAAAGGTGTTGAACATTTGATATCTGCTAGGAAATCTATGAGGGTTAATTTAGAGAAATCTAAAGACATAGGTTTATCTCTTGAAAAAGCTAGGCCAAGATTAGTTGAGATTAATCAGAGATTGCCTTCTTTGGAGGCTGCGATTAGGCCGATTAGGGCTGATCAAGATGCTCTTGGGGATGTCGTTGGACATATTAATCGTGCTGTGGTACCTGCTGCTGCTGTTCTTAAGGTTTTTGATGCTATTCATGGGCTTGAGAACTCGTTGTCTGATCCTGAATCTGACCTCCCTGGGTACTTTGGTGTTCTCAAGCGGCTTAAAGAGGCGTTAAGATTTTTGGGGGAGAATTGTGACATGGCGATTCAATGGTTGGCGGACATTGTGGAGTATCTAGAGGATCATAATGTTGCTGATGACAAGTTCATTTCTAGTTTAAAGGAGGCGTTGACTACTCTGAAGGAGTTGCATAGTGGGGAGGATTGGAGTTGCCTTGATGGAGGACTTCTTGAGGTTGCGTTGGATAGATTGGAAAATGAGTTTAGGCGGTTACTGACTGAAAATAGTGTACCATTGCCTATGTCTACTCCGGACTTACCAGGTGAACAGGCCTGCATAGCTCCATCCCTTTTGCCTGTGGCTGTTATAAAGAAGCTACAGAGTATACTTGGCAGATTGGTTGCAAATAACAGGCTTGAAAAGTGTGTGTCAATCTATGTTGAGGTACGGAGTTCCAATGTCAGGGAAAGTTTGCAGGCACTTAATTTGGATTACCTTGAGATTTCAGTCTCCGAGTTCAATGACGTGCAGAGCATAGAGGGCCACATTGCTAATTGGGGTAAGCATCTAGAGTTTGCTGTGAAACATCTTTTAGAGGCTGAGTATAAACTCTGTAATGATGTATTTGATAGATTCGGATTGGATGTGTGGATGGGTTGTTTCGCTAAAATAGCTTCCCAGGCAGGTATTCTTGCATTCATTCAGTTTGGAAAAACTGTTACGGAGAGTAAGAAGGATCCAATTAAGATGTTAAAACTGTTAGATATCTTTGCATCTTTAAACAAACTGAGATTGGATTTCAATCGGCTCTTCGGTGGAGCTGCATGTGCTGAAATCCAGAGGTTAACGAGGGATCTCATCAAGAGGGTGATTGATGGGGCTAGTGAACTCTTCTGGGAACTTCAGGTTCAAGTTGAATTGCAGAGGCAAATACCACCTCCTCCAGATGGTGGTGTCCCGAAACTTATCATCTTTATCACCGACTACTGCAATAAGCTGCTTGGAGATGATTATAAGCCAATGCTCACCCAAGTTTTGGTAATCGAAAGAAGTTGGAAGCGTGAAATATTTCAAGAGCGGCTTCTCTTTGATGAGCTACTGAATATTATGAGAGCTGTTCAGCTTAATCTAGAGACATGGTCCAAGGGATACAAAGATGATACCTTGTCATACGTGTTCTTGATGAACAATCATTGCCACCTTTACAAGGATCTGAAAGGCACAAAGCTTGGTATTCTTTTGGGTGATTCTTGGTTGAGAGAACATGAACAGTACAAAGAGTACTATTCTGCCGTTTTCTTGAGAGAGAGCTGGGCAAAGCTTCCAGCTCTATTAAGCCGGGAAGGTCTCATTCTCTTCTCTGGTGGGCGTGCCACTGCTCGCGATCTTGTTAAGAAACGATTAAAAGCTTTTAATGAAGCTTTTGATGACATGTATAAGAAGCAGTCTAATTGGATCATGCTTGACAAAGAGCTAAGAGAAAAGACATGCCAGCTCATCATTCAGGCGATTGTACCTGTATATCGGAGTTACATGCAGAACTACGGGCCGTTGGTTGAACAAGAAGGAAGTTCCAAATATGCAAAATACACTGTTCGGTCTTTGGAGAAAATGCTGAATTCTCTTTTTGTTCCAAAGGCCACGAGACAGGGTAGTTTCAAAGTTCGAGTACCTAGTGGAAAGTTCAACAATAGCGTTGCTGATCAGAATCAAACTGCGATCGTTAAATAA
- the LOC107028088 gene encoding trifunctional UDP-glucose 4,6-dehydratase/UDP-4-keto-6-deoxy-D-glucose 3,5-epimerase/UDP-4-keto-L-rhamnose-reductase RHM1-like, translating into MSSEPAPYVPKNVLITGAAGFIPSHVTNRLTKLYPNYRIVALDKLDYCSSLKNLEPSYSCPNFKFVKADITSADLINYLLVEEKIDTIMHFAAQTHVDNSFGNSFEFTINNIYGTHVLLEACKLTKSIKRFIHVSTDEVYGETDLETDIGNPEASQLLPTNPYSATKAGAEMLVMAYNRSYGLPTITTRGNNVYGPNQFPEKLIPKFIILAMKGERLPIHGDGTNVRSYLYSADVAEAFDVILHKGVIGHVYNIGTKKERAVLDVAADICKLFGKNAKEVIELVQDRPFNDQRYFLDDQKLKKLGWQERTTWEAGLKMTLDWYTKNPDWWGDITGALHPHPRISNIAPSHDEGCLLQLVKGSKKDLKFLIYGKTGWIGGLLGKICEEGGIAYEYGLGRLQDRSSLMQDMIRVKPTHVFNAAGVTGRPNVDWCESHKVETIRTNVAGTLTLADICREADILVMNFATGCIFEYDEKHPLGSGIGFKEEDKPNFTGSFYSKTKAMVEELLKEYNNVCTLRVRMPISSDLSNPRNFITKITRYDKVVNIPNSMTVLDELLPISIEMAKRNCRGIWNFTNPGVVSHNEILEMYRDYIDPKFKWHNFDLQEQAKVIVAPRSNNELDMTKLKNEFPELLSIKDSIIKYVFGPNKKT; encoded by the exons atgTCGTCCGAACCAGCTCCTTATGTACCCAAAAATGTCCTCATAACGGGTGCAGCAGGCTTCATTCCGTCTCATGTAACCAATAGATTGACGAAGCTATATCCTAACTACAGGATTGTTGCTCTTGACAAGCTCGATTATTGTTCGAGTCTAAAAAATTTGGAGCCAAGTTACTCGTGTCCGAATTTCAAATTTGTCAAGGCTGATATTACTAGTGCTGATCTTATCAACTATCTTCTGGTTGAGGAGAAAATTGATACAATTATGCATTTTGCAGCACAGACTCATGTGGATAATTCATTTGGAAATTCGTTTGAGTTCAccattaataatatttacggTACTCATGTGCTTCTTGAGGCTTGTAAGTTGACTAAATCCATCAAAAGATTCATTCATGTTAGTACCGATGAAGTTTATGGCGAGACTGATTTGGAAACTGACATTGGCAATCCTGAAGCTTCTCAACTCCTTCCTACTAATCCATATTCCGCGACAAAAGCTGGAGCTGAAATGCTTGTCATGGCTTATAATAGGTCTTATGGCCTACCAACAATCACTACTCGAGGGAATAACGTGTATGGCCCAAATCAGTTCCCTGAGAAGTTGATTCCAAAGTTCATTATTCTAGCAATGAAGGGTGAGCGTTTGCCAATTCATGGCGATGGAACAAATGTCAGGAGCTATTTGTACTCTGCTGATGTTGCTGAGGCATTTGATGTGATACTCCATAAAGGGGTTATTGGACATGTGTATAACATTGGTACTAAGAAAGAGAGGGCAGTTTTGGACGTGGCTGCGGATATATGCAAATTGTTTGGAAAGAATGCTAAAGAAGTTATCGAGCTTGTACAAGATAGGCCTTTTAATGACCAAAGGTATTTCCTGGATGATCAAAAGCTTAAGAAGTTAGGGTGGCAAGAAAGGACTACTTGGGAGGCAGGACTAAAGATGACACTCGATTGGTACACAAAGAATCCCGATTGGTGGGGTGATATAACCGGAGCCCTTCACCCACATCCCAGAATCTCAAACATCGCGCCTTCACATGATGAAGGGTGTCTGTTGCAGCTTGTAAAAGGAAGCAAGAAAGACTTGAAGTTCTTGATTTACGGAAAAACAGGTTGGATTGGAGGGTTGTTAGGGAAGATTTGTGAAGAAGGTGGAATAGCATACGAGTATGGATTAGGACGACTACAGGATAGGAGTTCTCTAATGCAAGACATGATAAGAGTAAAGCCAACTCATGTTTTCAACGCGGCTGGTGTTACTGGGAGGCCTAATGTGGATTGGTGTGAATCACACAAAGTAGAAACAATTAGAACGAATGTTGCTGGTACACTAACTTTAGCTGATATCTGCAGAGAGGCTGATATCTTAGTGATGAATTTCGCGACAGGTTGCATATTTGAATATGATGAGAAGCATCCACTAGGCTCAGGCATCGGATTCAAAGAAGAAGACAAACCAAATTTTACAGGATCCTTCTACTCGAAAACCAAAGCCATG GTTGAAGAGCTTCTAAAAGAATACAACAACGTTTGCACTCTCAGAGTAAGAATGCCAATATCATCAGACCTTAGTAACCCTAGAAACTTCATCACAAAGATAACGCGTTATGATAAAGTTGTAAACATCCCAAACAGCATGACAGTTCTAGATGAGCTACTACCAATCTCTATCGAAATGGCAAAGAGAAACTGTAGAGGTATATGGAACTTCACAAATCCGGGAGTTGTCAGCCACAACGAGATTCTAGAGATGTACAGAGACTACATTGATCCTAAATTCAAATGGCACAATTTCGATCTTCAAGAACAAGCTAAAGTGATCGTTGCACCGCGAAGTAACAATGAGCTTGACATGACAAAGCTGAAAAATGAGTTTCCAGAATTGCTATCGATCAAAGATTCAATCATCAAGTATGTTTTTGGACctaacaaaaaaacataa
- the LOC107026647 gene encoding serine/arginine-rich splicing factor RSZ22A-like isoform X1: MSRVYVGNLDPRVSERELEDEFRIFGVIRSVWVARRPPGYAFIDFDDRRDAQDAIKELDGKNGWRVELSHNSRGGGGGGRGGGQGRSGGSDLKCYECGESGHFARECRTRGGPGAGRRRSRSPPRYRRSPSYGCSRSYSPRGRSPRRRSPSPRGRSYSRSPYRGREEAPYVNGNGLRERHRSRS, encoded by the exons ATGTCAAGAGTCTATGTTGGAAATCTGGACCCTAGGGTCAGTGAAAGAGAGCTTGAAGATGAATTCCGCAtctttggagttataagaag TGTTTGGGTTGCAAGACGCCCCCCTGGCTACGCTTTTATTGACTTCGATGATCGACGGGATGCACAAGATGCAATCAAAGAGCTGGATG GTAAGAATGGATGGAGAGTGGAGCTTTCACATAATTCTAGAGGTGGAGGTGGTGGGGGCCGTGGAGGGGGTCAAGGTCGATCTGGAGGCTCTGATTTGAAGTGCTACGAATGTGGTGAATCAGGTCATTTTGCTCGTGAGTGCAGAACGCGTGGGGGTCCAGGAGCAGGAAGACGTAGAAGTCGGAGCCCTCCTAGATACCGCAGGAGCCCAAGTTATGGTTGTAG CAGGAGTTACAGTCCACGCGGGCGTTCCCCTAGGCGCCGAAGCCCGTCACCACGTGGTCGCAGCTATAGCCGTTCTCCATATCGAGGCCGAGAAGAAGCTCCATATGTTAATGG AAATGGACTTAGAGAGCGTCACAGAAGCCGAAGCTGA
- the LOC107026647 gene encoding serine/arginine-rich splicing factor RSZ22-like isoform X2 — protein MSRVYVGNLDPRVSERELEDEFRIFGVIRSVWVARRPPGYAFIDFDDRRDAQDAIKELDGKNGWRVELSHNSRGGGGGGRGGGQGRSGGSDLKCYECGESGHFARECRTRGGPGAGRRRSRSPPRYRRSPSYGCRSYSPRGRSPRRRSPSPRGRSYSRSPYRGREEAPYVNGNGLRERHRSRS, from the exons ATGTCAAGAGTCTATGTTGGAAATCTGGACCCTAGGGTCAGTGAAAGAGAGCTTGAAGATGAATTCCGCAtctttggagttataagaag TGTTTGGGTTGCAAGACGCCCCCCTGGCTACGCTTTTATTGACTTCGATGATCGACGGGATGCACAAGATGCAATCAAAGAGCTGGATG GTAAGAATGGATGGAGAGTGGAGCTTTCACATAATTCTAGAGGTGGAGGTGGTGGGGGCCGTGGAGGGGGTCAAGGTCGATCTGGAGGCTCTGATTTGAAGTGCTACGAATGTGGTGAATCAGGTCATTTTGCTCGTGAGTGCAGAACGCGTGGGGGTCCAGGAGCAGGAAGACGTAGAAGTCGGAGCCCTCCTAGATACCGCAGGAGCCCAAGTTATGGTTGTAG GAGTTACAGTCCACGCGGGCGTTCCCCTAGGCGCCGAAGCCCGTCACCACGTGGTCGCAGCTATAGCCGTTCTCCATATCGAGGCCGAGAAGAAGCTCCATATGTTAATGG AAATGGACTTAGAGAGCGTCACAGAAGCCGAAGCTGA